The Limanda limanda chromosome 20, fLimLim1.1, whole genome shotgun sequence genome has a segment encoding these proteins:
- the tfr1b gene encoding transferrin receptor 1b, which produces MDRVRSTFNSLIKSERYSRFTLQPAEDGERHVEVKLSDGEADDTTEVTTEVTTEVVGQDGGSPSFRPAPPRQSRRHIYFMALATLLVFVTGYLAGYISHRKVEPLNTEPGTTGSPVPVTPPHLVPVTPPPFVPAPDLPLQWKDIAGLLKQKLTSQAFNQSLRDFDLPRRSAGSVEDAALAIRIFEEFKQLKMVPWRDVHYVQLQTPNSTRPNRVLFGSHVFEPAGYLAYSKTGTVQGKLVYGNYGRQEDLEVLQKKSIELEGSVLLLRRGKLTFAEQVDNAARKGAAAVLIYPDSQDYNYQGDTDLYGHVHLGSGDPYTPGFPSFNHTQFPPTQSSGLPKIPAQTITASMSTRLLQNIGGPEADASSGFKGGFPSVSYRLGGIENVTVEVNNVLVNTKVLNVFGVIKGFIDPDRYVVLGAQRDAWGKGYARAAVGTSVLMELAKAVKEMVQNERFRPRRSIVFASWSAGEYGNVGATEWLEGYMSSIDKSVFTYISLDGIVLGRGSFSASASPLLHSLIENTMKMVKSPNSPGTVYDMMRQSKWEENTLKPLSVDDPAYTFVAFSGIPAVSFHFISPNTESYPYYGTNLDNMDHLNYQTSQHASEMTAAAAQFAGLMALRLVHDHLLSLDVTRYTDVVDTAVMKVYKRINQLVQSGQLKGVSTTWLSGARGSLKRAAQSIGRTIDNSDLENQKSCRTINDRIMRVERNLLSPYVSPTETPFRHLLLGRGPHTLASIAEATDMEQLRVQLALATWNLQDCAQAMVNDLWDIHDTI; this is translated from the exons atGGATCGAGTGAGGTCCACCTTCAACAGCCTG ATTAAAAGCGAGCGCTACAGCAGGTTCACGCTGCAGCCGGCggaggacggagagagacaCGTCGAGGTGAAGCTGTCCGACGGCGAAGCAGATGACACCACGGAGGTCACCACGGAGGTCACCACGGAGGTCGTGGGCCAGGACGGCGGCTCCCCGAGCTTCAGGCCGGCACCACCACGTCAGAGCCGGCGTCATATTTACTTCATGGCCCTGGCAACCCTGCTGGTATTTGTAACTG GTTACCTGGCTGGTTACATCAGCCACCGTAAAGTGGAGCCACTGAACACGGAGCCGGGGACCACAGGAAGTCCAGTACCAGTGACCCCGCCCCATCTTGTACCGGTGACCCCGCCCCCTTTTGTACCAGCTCCAGATTTGCCGCTGCAGTGGAAGGACATCGCCGGACTCCTGAAGCAGAAACTCACCAGCCAGGCCTTCAACCAGAGTCTGAG AGACTTTGATCTGCCCAGACGATCGGCAGGAAGTGTGGAGGATGCAGCTCTGGCCATCCGCATCTTTGAGGAATTCAAGCAGCTGAAAATGGTCCCGTGGAGGGACGTCCACTACGTCCAGCTGCAGACGCCGAACAG CACACGTCCAAACCGTGTCCTCTTTGGGTCGCATGTCTTTGAGCCTGCCGGGTATCTGGCCTACAGCAAGACAGGGACAGTTCAG GGTAAACTGGTTTATGGAAACTACGGTCGTCAGGAGGACCTGGAAGttctgcagaagaagagcaTTGAGCTGGAAGGCAGCGTCCTGCTGCTCCGCAGAGGAAAGCTCACGTTTGCAGAACAG GTGGATAATGCTGCAAGAAAAGGAGCCGCTGCTGTTTTAATCTACCCTGACTCTCAAGATTACAATTATCAAGGGGACACAGATCTATATGGACAC GTCCATCTGGGTTCAGGCGACCCGTACACGCCGGGATTCCCCTCCTTCAACCACACCCAGTTCCCCCCCACTCAGTCGTCTGGCCTCCCCAAGATCCCAGCCCAGACCATCACTGCCAGCATGTCCACTAGGCTTCTACA GAATATCGGCGGCCCTGAGGCGGATGCGAGCAGCGGCTTCAAAGGCGGCTTCCCCTCCGTGTCTTACAGACTGGGAGGCATCGAGAACGTCACCGTGGAAGTGAACAACGTGCTGGTCAACACCAAGGTCCTCAACGTGTTCGGAGtcatcaaaggattcatcgaTCCTG ATCGCTACGTGGTCCTGGGAGCTCAGAGAGACGCCTGGGGCAAAGGCTACGCCCGAGCCGCTGTGGGCACGTCTGTCCTGATGGAGCTGGCCAAGGCCGTGAAAGAGATGGTGCAAAACG AAAGATTCAGGCCGAGGAGAAGCATCGTGTTTGCGAGCTGGAGCGCTGGAGAGTACGGGAATGTTGGTGCCACCGAGTGGTTGGAG ggTTATATGTCCTCAATTGACAAAAGTGTCTTCACCTACATTAGCCTGGATGGAATAGTTTTGG GTCGAGGCAGCTTCTCGGCCTCAGCTAGTCCGCTGCTCCACAGCCTCATCGAGAACACCATGAAAATG GTGAAGAGTCCAAACAGCCCTGGAACCGTGTACGACATGATGAGACAAAGCAAGTGGGAGGAAAATAC ACTCAAGCCGCTGTCAGTGGACGACCCCGCCTACACCTTCGTGGCTTTCTCTGGAATTCCTGCTGTGTCTTTCCACTTCATCTCTCCCAAT ACCGAGTCCTACCCTTACTACGGCACCAACCTGGACAACATGGATCACCTCAACTACCAAACCAGTCAGCACGCCAGTGAGATGACGGCGGCGGCGGCCCAGTTCGCCGGCCTCATGGCCTTGAGACTGGTCCACGACCACCTGCTCAGTCTGGACGTGACCCGCTACACCGACGTGGTCGATACGGCTGTGATGAAGGTCTACAAACGCATCAACCAGCTCGTACAG TCCGGTCAGCTGAAGGGCGTGAGCACCACCTGGCTGAGCGGTGCACGAGGATCCTTGAAGAGGGCTGCACAGAGCATCGGAAGGACCATCGACAACAGTGACCTAGAAAACCAGAAGAGCTGCCGGACCATCAACGACAGGATCATGAGG GTTGAGCGGAACCTCCTCTCTCCGTACGTGTCGCCTACGGAGACCCCCTTCCGCCACCTGCTGCTGGGCCGCGGCCCCCACACGCTGGCGTCCATCGCCGAGGCCACGGACATGGAGCAGCTCCGCGTCCAGCTGGCCCTCGCCACCTGGAACCTGCAGGACTGTGCTCAGGCCATGGTGAACGACCTCTGGGACATCCACGACACGATCTGA